GGTAAGCGGATACAAGAGTCCTTTGATTTCTTAATGCGTATGATCAACTAAAGGTACAGATCAAAAACGGCTGTTGTTTTTCGTGTGATAGCATTGATGATAAAAACAAACCAGTAAACGAGTGACAAGCCTCTCTCATAACCGTTACGCCTCGGGATTACTTATGTCAACACCGGAATGAAATTGCAGTTTTTCACCGGAGTTAAATTGCAGAGTTCCGGCAAAAATCTTTAGAAGCCAACGGCTCCAATTTTCATTCTGTCTTTCATGCGATACGAATCACCCTTCAGGCTGACTACATGCGAATGATGTAGGAGCCGGTCTAAGGTAGCAGTGGCGACCGCATCATCAGCCATAATCTCACCCCACTTGCCAAAGGTCTTGTTTGAAGTGAGGATGATAGATCCACGTTCATACCGGGTGTTGATGAGCTGGAAAA
This Sediminispirochaeta bajacaliforniensis DSM 16054 DNA region includes the following protein-coding sequences:
- a CDS encoding ATP-binding protein encodes the protein FQLINTRYERGSIILTSNKTFGKWGEIMADDAVATATLDRLLHHSHVVSLKGDSYRMKDRMKIGAVGF